Below is a genomic region from Fusobacterium nucleatum.
CTGCAATATAGATTATCTATTTCAAAAACTTTACTATTTTGAGACCAAGGAAAAAAGCCAAACTCTTTAACTGTTGGACCAAAAATTCCAACTACTCTAGTGTTAGGAAAAGCAGAAGTTATATGTATAGGTGCTGAATCATTTGAAATAACTAAAATAGCTCTTTTCGTAAGTTCTGCCAATTCCAATAAAGTAATCTCGCCTCTTAAATCTAAAACTTTTGAATCAAGATTTAACTCTATTTCTTTTTCTTCTTTTCCCCCTGTTATAACTATCAATAAATCATCTCTTTTAACTAAGTTTTGAATTAAGGTTTTAAAATATTCTTCTGGCCATTTTTTTGTAAACCATTTACTTCCAGGTGCTATGAGTATTATTTTTTTATTCTCTGATAAATTTTTAACTAAATCATCAATTTTAATTTTATCCTTTTCACTTGGATACATTTCAAGCTCATATCTTTTAGTGTTCTCATCTATAAAAGATAGTAGTTTTTCAACTTCATGCTTTGTTTTATCATATTTAATTTTTTTATTAAATACAAAAGATAAACTAGCAACATCATAGCCTACCCTTATCTTTGCTCCACTCAAAAGGGACAAAATACTACTTCTTAGATATCTGTGTGGTGTTAGGCAAACATCTATTTTTAATTTTCTAATTTTTCTTACAAAAGAAATAAATGCTCCAAACCCTTTATCTTTTCCTCTTTTATCATAGATAATAATTTCTTTTATTTTAGGATTATTCTTTAATATTTCTTTTCCCAAAGGTGTTGTCAAATAATAAATATCTGAATCAGGATATTTTTCTTTCACCTTTGATACCAAAGCAGTAGATAGTACAATATCTCCAATAAAAGCTGTATGTATTATTAAAATATTCATTTTAATGCCTCTAATATTGCTTTAACAATCTTATCTTCCATATCTTCTGTAAAATTATCAAAGTATGGATTGTTATAATCTTCATTTGGATTATTTTCATCAGGAATTATATATTTTACATTAGAATTTCCTAAAACTCCCCATCTAGTAGGGCTTTGAGTTTTTTTATGAGGATAGATAGCTACAATCTTTTTCCCTAATGCCCCTGCAATATGAGTTGGACCTGTTGAAGCACCAAAATACACATCTGCTCTATCTATGATTGAGGCAGTGTTTAAAATACTTGCTCCATTGGAAAAAGCAAAAATTTTATCTTTTCCAATATCCTTGCAAAGCTTTTCTGTTCTTTCTTCATCTGTTGTATAACTTGTAATAATAATATTTAAGTTTGGCATTTTTTCTTTTACTTTTTTAAGAATACTAATGTATTGTTCATCAGTTATATTTTTAGCAGAGCCTCCTATAAAAGGATTTACAACTAAAGTTTTTCCTTCAATAGAATTTTCTTTAAAGTATACATCAGCCACTTTTTTATTCTCATCAGTAAGTATCAATTTAGTATTTAATTCATATAATATTGCAAATCTTTTTCTATCAAGTTTTGTAACTAAGTCTAAATTATACTGTCCTTCATTTTTAAGAGATAAAGATCTTTTTTGTAGAACACCTTTATTGTATGTAAAAAATGAATTTAATTTAGAAATAGGTCCTATTCTAATCTTAGCTTTACTTGCTCTAGCAAGAGAGGCAATATAACTATCATTATATAAAGCTATAAAAACATCTGCCTTAAAATAAGCAATTTTCTCTAAAAGCCCTGCCTTGCTATATTCATCAATTATTACAATTCTATCAATATATGGGAGATTTTTTACTATATCCACATTATACTTCCTAACAATAACTACAAGTTCTGCATTAGGATACATTTTCTTTAACATAAAAAAACTTGGTATTGATAGAATTAAATCTCCTATTTTATCTGTTCTTGAAACTAAAATTCTTTTAATTTCCATTATTTTCTTCCCCTTCAATATAGGATCCATTTTTATATATTTCTCTTAATTTATAATACTTAACCATAGTGTAAAGTGAACTTGTTGTGGCTAACAAAAAACCTTCAAGTCCATCTAAAAAGCCAAGTCTTATTATATACATTCTTATAAATTTATATAATGGGCTTAATACTATTGAAATAAGTCTAGCTTTTTTACCTTTTTTATAATATTCAATAGCTCCTAATGTTGTATATTTATTAAATTTTTTAAAATAATCAGCTAAATCTGAATAACTATGATGATAAATATACTTATGAAGTTTTACTATTTCTTGATTTGTCACAAATTCTTCATGAACACTATTTTCATTATAGCTTCCAGCATTTTTTCTAAAAAGTCTTATTCTATATGTGTTACTCCAACCACCATGCTTTATTTTTTTGTTAAAACATACAGACATAAAATTTATTTTATAAACCTTATAACGACTATTTTCTTTAATTCCTTTTATTTTATTTGCAAGTTCTGGTGAAATTTCCTCATCTGCATCAATATTTAGTATCCAATCAGAAGTTGAGAGTTCAATAGCTCTATTTCTTTGTGGACCATAACCAAGCCATTGTTGATATACAAATTTTGCTCCAAATTTTTTAGCTATTTCTTCTGTCTTATCAGTTGAACCACTATCTACAATTACTATTTCGTCTGCAAAATCTTGCACAGATTTTAAGGTTCTTTCTAAGTTTTTTTCTTCATTTAATGTTATCATTGCAACGGTTAAAGTCATATCCACCTCCAATTTTATTATGATATCCAACCATAAATTTTACCTAAAATCAAATTCCTAGCTACTAATAAATTAATCTTAAATTTTTTAGGAGTATATTTTCTAAGCTCAATTCTTCTTATCATATCCCAATTAGGTTTCATAGAGTTAGTTCCTTTTTTAGTTGAAATAAATCCAACAACTCCTAGTTCTTTTAAAATTTCAATCGTTTCTTTGCTTCTATGTCCCCAAGGCCAACAGAAAAATTTAACTTGATTTCCTATATTTTTTTCTATTAGTTTTTTATTTTCCAAATAATCTTCTTCTATTCTTTTTTTATATTCAGCTTCACTTTCATCAAAAAAGTATTTAGAATTTTCATCAATAAATTCTTGACATTTTTTTAAAATTTCATTTTTATCTGCAATTTTATTTTCAATATTTTCTTCATAAAATTTTTTAAAAGTTCTAAAAAATTCTTTTTTTATTATCTTAGCTTTTCCTGAATATTCTCCTCTTTTAGCAAAAATAGGAAAATTATTTTCAAGTTCTCCATATAAATATAATTCAGGTGCTTCCATTTCATCTTTTTTTGTAAGTCCTTCTATCTTAATATCTTTAAATATTGCCATATGTTTATGAGAATGTGCTTGAAAATCAATCAGACCACTATAATACATCTCTTTTATTTCTTCCCAAGACATATATTGATTGATAGTTGCTTTACCATTTTCAATATATTTTTTCATAGCTTCTAAATTTACAGTGTTATTATCTTTTATTTCAGGCTCATTTTCTCTTTTATCCATAATGTATAAAGTATTTAAAAAAATAGTTGCTTTCATATTATATTTCTTTAACAATGGAAATACATATTTAAAATTATCATAGTATCCATCATCAAAAGTTAAAAGCATAGAATTTTTATTTATATTATTGTTATAATATTCTGAAATTGTTATAGTTTCCATATTATATTTTTTAATAATCTTTAAATGTTCCTCAAATATTTCAGGATTCACATTTGAAGAAATAGGATTCACTTGATGATATAGAAAAACTGGTACTGCACTTTTATTAAAAGCAATAAGTAATATAAATAATATAGCTATTATTATCAAAATATATACCATTTTATTTTTCCTTTCAACAATGTTATGGTTATATATTATAACATATTTCATTGCAGTTGTGAATTAATCTTATCTATAAAGAATTATTCTAAAAAATGTATTTAATATTATATACAATTAAGTATGTTTATTATACTATATCAATAAAGAAAATGCAAACTTGTTTTTTAAATTAAAAAAGTGTATATTATTAATTGAAATTCACAATTAAAAAGGAGAATATAAAATGGTTTTTAAAAATTCTATTGATTTATACAAAAAAGCTGTTGAATTAATTCCGGGTGGAGTTAATAGTCCTGTGAGAGCATTTAAGTCAGTAAATAGAGAAGCACCCATTTTTATAAAAAAAGGTGAGGGAGCTAAAATTTGGGATGAAGATGACAATGAATATATTGATTATATTTGTTCATGGGGTCCATTAATATTGGGACATAACCACCCAAAAGTTATAGAAGAAATTAAAAAAATTATTGAAAATGGAAGCTCTTATGGATTACCAACAAAATATGAAGTTGATTTAGCTGAATTGATTGTTGATATTGTTCCTTCTATTGAAAAAGTTAGACTTACTACTTCTGGAACAGAAGCAACTATGTCAGCAGTAAGACTTGCAAGAGCTTATACTCAAAGAAATAAAATTTTAAAATTTGAAGGTTGCTATCATGGACATTCAGATGCTTTACTTGTTAAATCAGGTTCTGGTTTACTGACAGAAGGATATCAAGATAGCAATGGAATAACAGATGGAGTTTTAAAGGATACTTTGACTTTACCTTTTGGAGATATTGAAAAAGTAAAAGAAATTTTAAAAAATAAAGATGTAGCCTGTGTTATAGTTGAACCTATCCCTGCTAATATGGGACTTATTGAAACTCATAAAGAATTTTTACAAAGACTTAGAAAAGTTACAGAAGAAACAGGAACTATTTTAATTTTTGATGAAGTTATATCTGGGTTTAGATTAGCACTTGGAGGTGCTCAAGAATTTTTTGGAATAACTCCTGATTTAACAACTCTTGGAAAAATAATTGGAGGAGGTTATCCTGTTGGAGCTTTTGGAGGAAAAAAAGAAATTATGGATTTAGTTGCTCCTGTTGGTAGAGTTTATCATGCTGGTACATTATCTGGAAATCCAATAGCTTCAAAAGCAGGTTTTGCAACTATAAGCTATTTAAAAGAAAACCCAAATATTTATGAAGAATTGGAAGAAAAAACTAATTATTTAATTGATAATATTGAAATCTTGGCTAAAAAATATTTTGTTAATGTTTGTGTAAATTCTATGGGTTCTCTTTTTACTATCTTCTTTGTTGATGTAGATAAAGTTGAAAATCTTGAAGATTCTTTAAAATCAAATACTGAAAATTTTTCTATATATTTTAATACTATGCTAGAAAATGGTATTGTTGTTCCTCCATCACAATTTGAAGCTCATTTCTTATCAATGGCTCATACTAAAAAAGAGCTTAATAGAACTCTTGAAGTTATAGAAATAGCATTTAAAAAGATAGGTGAAAAAAATGGCAAATAAATTTTTTCCTGTTTCAATAAATTTGAATAATAAAAATATTCTAGTTATTGGAGCAGGAAAAATAGCACTAAGAAAAACTGAAATGTTATTAAATTATAATTGTAACATTAATGTTATAACAAAAGATATTTTAGAAGAAAAATTTTTAGAATTAGAAAAGAGTAATAAAATAAAAATTTTTAAAAATCAGGAATTTGAAGAAAAATTTTTAGAAAATATTTTTTTAGTTGTAGTTGCAACTGATAATGAAACATTAAATAAAAAGATTTCTCAACTATGTATGAGTAAAAATATTTTAGTTAATAATGTTACTTCAAAAGATGATATGAATGTAAGATTTGCTAGTATCTATGAAAAAAATGATATACAAATTGCAATCTCTACCAATGCTAATCCTAAAAAAGCAGTGGAGATAAAAAATAAAATTAAAAATATTTTTGAGAAATAAAAAAATTAAAAAAGTGTAATTCAGCTGAATACTGTTTTACACTTTTTAGCATTTTGCTATTCAAATTTAAACTAACGAGTTAGGTAAAGTAATAGAGAACAAATTATAAATAATGTTGCAACTACTTCTGTTGCTCTTGCTAAAGGTCCTCCATCTTTATTTATTCCAAATATAGTATTTGAAGCTCCTAGCCCCATACTTGCAGTCATTCCATGGCTTCTATCAGGTTGTATTAAAACTAAAACTATTAGTATAAAAGCCGATAAAAATAATAAGACATTTAATAATGTTGACATAGCTCCTCCTTTTAGATTTTTATTTAACAGAAAAATTATAACATGTTAAACATCTTTTTTCAATAAATAATAAATAAACTTGATTTATATATGAAAAAAATTATATAATAAATATAATTTCTACATTTTAACAAGGAGGTAATATGGCTTTTTTTTGTTTAATAGTACTTACATATTTTATAGGAGCAATTCCAAGTGGAGTATGGATAGGAAAAGCTTTTAAAGGTATTGATGTAAGAGATTATGGAAGTAAAAATAGTGGTGCTACAAATTCATATAGAGTTTTAGGTGCAAAATTAGGTGTAGTTGTTTTAATAATGGATGTCTTAAAAGGTTTTATACCTCTTTATATTGCTAGTAACTTTAATCTAATGTATAATGATTTAGTTATTTTAGGTTTAGTTGCAATTTTAGCTCATACATTTTCTTGTTTTATATCTTTTAAAGGTGGAAAAGGGGTTGCAACTAGTTTAGGAGTTTTCTTATTTCTAATACCTGTTATAACTTTGATATTATTAGCAATTTTTATTTTAGTTGCTTATTTTACTAAATTTATTTCATTAGCATCTATAACGGCGGCTTTTTTATTGCCAATTTTTACTTTTTTCACTCATAGAGATTCATATTTATTTGCATTATCAGTTATAATAGCAGTTTTTGTTATATATAGACACAAAACAAATATTTCAAGATTACTTAGTGGAACAGAAAATAAATTCAAATTTTAATATATTGGAGGAATAGAATGCACATTAAAGTTAATAGACAAAATTTTTTATCAGCAATTAGAATTGTTGAAAAATCGGTTAAAGAAAATAAAATAAAACCTATACTTTCTTGTATTTATGCTAAGGTTAAAGGAAATAAAATATATTTTACAGGAACAAACTTAGACACAACAATAAAGACTTCTATTGATGTAAATGAAGTTATAAGAGAAGGAGAAGTTGCTTTTTATTATTCTATAATAGATGAATATTTAAAAGAAATAAAAGACGAATTTGTTGTTTTAAGAGTTGAAAATGGTAATATTCTATTTATTGAAACAGAGGATTCTACAACAGAATATGATGTATTCAGTGCAGAAGATTATCCTAACACTTTTGAAAATATTGTCCTAAATGAAAATAATTTTAAATTTGAAATGCCTAGCCAAGAATTAGTAAATATTTTTGAAAAGGTTTTATTCTCAGCTGATACTCCTGATAATATAGCCATGAACTGTATTAGAATTGAAAGTATTTTAAAACATTTACATTTTGTATCAACTAATACTTATCGTTTAACTTTCTTAAAAAAGAATATAGATAAGGATATTCCAGATTTTTCAGTTAGTGTTCCAGCTGATACAATTTCATCAATTATTAAAATTATAAAAGGTTTAGATAATGAAGTAATAAAAATATATAAAGAAGATGCTCATTTATACTTCCAGTATAAAGACACTACTATAATAACAAAATTAATAGAATTAAGATTCCCTAACTATGCTGAAATATTATCAAATATATCTTATGATAAAAAATTGCATATGAATAATGACAAGTTAACTAATTTATTAAAAAGAATCTTAATTTTTTCAAGAAGTAATTCAGAATCTAAGTATTCATCAACTTATGAATTTAAACATAATGAAGAAAATGAAAATAAAATGGCTATTTCTGCTTTAAATGAAATCGCTAGAATAAATGAAGAATTAGATGTAAATTTTGAAGGGGAAGATTTAAAAATATCTTTAAATTCTAAATATTTACTAGAATTTATCCAAAATATTCCTAAAGAAAAAGAATTAGTTTTAGAATTTATGTATTCTAATTCAGCAGTAAAAGTATATGAAAAAGATAATGATGAATATATTTATATATTAATGCCATTAGCATTAAGAGAGTAGCTAAAGCTACTCTCTTTTATTTTTAGCTATTCTCCATGATATTCTCTTGCCTTAGGTGGCTTATAATTAACAATAAATTTTTCTATTTTTTCAAAAGAATCAGTAAATAAAATTTTATCTCTTGCTTCTTTTTTCATATAACCTTTTTCTACCATTAAATCATAAAAATCTCTAATATGGTTATAATAATTATCAAAGTTAAAAAATATACAAGGACAAGGATGTAAAGCAAGAACTGCCCAAGAAACAACTTCTGTTATTTCTTCCAAAGTTCCAGGCCCTCCCGGTAAAGCTATAAAGATGTCAGCTAGGTCTGCCATCTT
It encodes:
- a CDS encoding glycosyltransferase family 9 protein — its product is MNILIIHTAFIGDIVLSTALVSKVKEKYPDSDIYYLTTPLGKEILKNNPKIKEIIIYDKRGKDKGFGAFISFVRKIRKLKIDVCLTPHRYLRSSILSLLSGAKIRVGYDVASLSFVFNKKIKYDKTKHEVEKLLSFIDENTKRYELEMYPSEKDKIKIDDLVKNLSENKKIILIAPGSKWFTKKWPEEYFKTLIQNLVKRDDLLIVITGGKEEKEIELNLDSKVLDLRGEITLLELAELTKRAILVISNDSAPIHITSAFPNTRVVGIFGPTVKEFGFFPWSQNSKVFEIDNLYCRPCAIHGGNSCPEKHFRCMREITPDLIENEIYNYIASIDSKKVKADG
- a CDS encoding glycosyltransferase family 9 protein — protein: MEIKRILVSRTDKIGDLILSIPSFFMLKKMYPNAELVVIVRKYNVDIVKNLPYIDRIVIIDEYSKAGLLEKIAYFKADVFIALYNDSYIASLARASKAKIRIGPISKLNSFFTYNKGVLQKRSLSLKNEGQYNLDLVTKLDRKRFAILYELNTKLILTDENKKVADVYFKENSIEGKTLVVNPFIGGSAKNITDEQYISILKKVKEKMPNLNIIITSYTTDEERTEKLCKDIGKDKIFAFSNGASILNTASIIDRADVYFGASTGPTHIAGALGKKIVAIYPHKKTQSPTRWGVLGNSNVKYIIPDENNPNEDYNNPYFDNFTEDMEDKIVKAILEALK
- a CDS encoding glycosyltransferase family 2 protein, producing the protein MTLTVAMITLNEEKNLERTLKSVQDFADEIVIVDSGSTDKTEEIAKKFGAKFVYQQWLGYGPQRNRAIELSTSDWILNIDADEEISPELANKIKGIKENSRYKVYKINFMSVCFNKKIKHGGWSNTYRIRLFRKNAGSYNENSVHEEFVTNQEIVKLHKYIYHHSYSDLADYFKKFNKYTTLGAIEYYKKGKKARLISIVLSPLYKFIRMYIIRLGFLDGLEGFLLATTSSLYTMVKYYKLREIYKNGSYIEGEENNGN
- a CDS encoding polysaccharide deacetylase family protein, whose protein sequence is MVYILIIIAILFILLIAFNKSAVPVFLYHQVNPISSNVNPEIFEEHLKIIKKYNMETITISEYYNNNINKNSMLLTFDDGYYDNFKYVFPLLKKYNMKATIFLNTLYIMDKRENEPEIKDNNTVNLEAMKKYIENGKATINQYMSWEEIKEMYYSGLIDFQAHSHKHMAIFKDIKIEGLTKKDEMEAPELYLYGELENNFPIFAKRGEYSGKAKIIKKEFFRTFKKFYEENIENKIADKNEILKKCQEFIDENSKYFFDESEAEYKKRIEEDYLENKKLIEKNIGNQVKFFCWPWGHRSKETIEILKELGVVGFISTKKGTNSMKPNWDMIRRIELRKYTPKKFKINLLVARNLILGKIYGWIS
- the hemL gene encoding glutamate-1-semialdehyde 2,1-aminomutase codes for the protein MVFKNSIDLYKKAVELIPGGVNSPVRAFKSVNREAPIFIKKGEGAKIWDEDDNEYIDYICSWGPLILGHNHPKVIEEIKKIIENGSSYGLPTKYEVDLAELIVDIVPSIEKVRLTTSGTEATMSAVRLARAYTQRNKILKFEGCYHGHSDALLVKSGSGLLTEGYQDSNGITDGVLKDTLTLPFGDIEKVKEILKNKDVACVIVEPIPANMGLIETHKEFLQRLRKVTEETGTILIFDEVISGFRLALGGAQEFFGITPDLTTLGKIIGGGYPVGAFGGKKEIMDLVAPVGRVYHAGTLSGNPIASKAGFATISYLKENPNIYEELEEKTNYLIDNIEILAKKYFVNVCVNSMGSLFTIFFVDVDKVENLEDSLKSNTENFSIYFNTMLENGIVVPPSQFEAHFLSMAHTKKELNRTLEVIEIAFKKIGEKNGK
- a CDS encoding bifunctional precorrin-2 dehydrogenase/sirohydrochlorin ferrochelatase, coding for MANKFFPVSINLNNKNILVIGAGKIALRKTEMLLNYNCNINVITKDILEEKFLELEKSNKIKIFKNQEFEEKFLENIFLVVVATDNETLNKKISQLCMSKNILVNNVTSKDDMNVRFASIYEKNDIQIAISTNANPKKAVEIKNKIKNIFEK
- the secG gene encoding preprotein translocase subunit SecG; its protein translation is MSTLLNVLLFLSAFILIVLVLIQPDRSHGMTASMGLGASNTIFGINKDGGPLARATEVVATLFIICSLLLYLTR
- the plsY gene encoding glycerol-3-phosphate 1-O-acyltransferase PlsY, which codes for MAFFCLIVLTYFIGAIPSGVWIGKAFKGIDVRDYGSKNSGATNSYRVLGAKLGVVVLIMDVLKGFIPLYIASNFNLMYNDLVILGLVAILAHTFSCFISFKGGKGVATSLGVFLFLIPVITLILLAIFILVAYFTKFISLASITAAFLLPIFTFFTHRDSYLFALSVIIAVFVIYRHKTNISRLLSGTENKFKF
- the dnaN gene encoding DNA polymerase III subunit beta; translated protein: MHIKVNRQNFLSAIRIVEKSVKENKIKPILSCIYAKVKGNKIYFTGTNLDTTIKTSIDVNEVIREGEVAFYYSIIDEYLKEIKDEFVVLRVENGNILFIETEDSTTEYDVFSAEDYPNTFENIVLNENNFKFEMPSQELVNIFEKVLFSADTPDNIAMNCIRIESILKHLHFVSTNTYRLTFLKKNIDKDIPDFSVSVPADTISSIIKIIKGLDNEVIKIYKEDAHLYFQYKDTTIITKLIELRFPNYAEILSNISYDKKLHMNNDKLTNLLKRILIFSRSNSESKYSSTYEFKHNEENENKMAISALNEIARINEELDVNFEGEDLKISLNSKYLLEFIQNIPKEKELVLEFMYSNSAVKVYEKDNDEYIYILMPLALRE
- a CDS encoding TIGR00730 family Rossman fold protein, with amino-acid sequence MRKKNVTVYCGASFGVDEKYQEVTRKLGEWIGKNNYNLVYGGGRSGLMGLIADSVLENGGKVTGIITHFLSEREIAHEGITKLIKVDTMSERKKKMADLADIFIALPGGPGTLEEITEVVSWAVLALHPCPCIFFNFDNYYNHIRDFYDLMVEKGYMKKEARDKILFTDSFEKIEKFIVNYKPPKAREYHGE